Genomic window (Streptomyces yatensis):
CATCCGGCGGCGGTCCTCGTCGGGCAGCAGGTACCAGTCGTAGGAGCGGACGAACGGGTAGACGCTGACGTACTCGCGCGGGTTCTCGTCGGCGAGGAACGCCGGGATGTGGGCCTTGTTGAACTCGGCCGGGCGGTGCAGCGCCATGTTGGACCACACCGGCTCCAGGGCGCGCCCCAGCCGGGTGCGGCGGAAGAGGTTGTACGCCTCCTGGAGGGCGTCGGAGGTCTCCGAGTGCCACCAGATCATGACGTCCGCGTCGGCGCGCAGCCCGGACACGTCGTAGGTGCCGCGCACGGTGACGTCCTTGGCGGCGAGCTGGGAGAAGAGCTCCTCGACCTCGTCGGCGTAGCCGGTGCGGTCCTCCGGCAGCACATCGCGCAGCCGGAACACCGACCACAGGGTGTAGCGGATGACCTCGTTGAGGTCCTTGGCCTTCTTACCGGCGTTGGGAGTCTTCTCAGGTGCAGCAGTCATGGCCCTATTCTCGCTCTCCGGCTCCGGAGCCCGGCTCCAGGGTGGCCGCCGGGGCGCCCAGCAGTTCTTCGGCCGCCTTACGGGCGCTGCCGACGCACGCCGGGATGCCCACCCCGTCGTAGAGCGCGCCGCACACCCCCAGCCCCGGCACCTTGGCGACCTCGGCGCGGATGCGGGCCACCCGGTCGAGATGGCCCACCGGGTACTGCGGCAGTCCGCCGTCCCAGCGGTCCACCCGGCTCGCGACGGGCCGGGCCGTCAGGCCGACGGCCTCGTCGAGGTCGGCGAGCGACATCCTTACCAGGTCGGCGTCGTCCCGCTTCAGATCCGCCTCGTCGTCAAACCG
Coding sequences:
- the hemQ gene encoding hydrogen peroxide-dependent heme synthase produces the protein MTAAPEKTPNAGKKAKDLNEVIRYTLWSVFRLRDVLPEDRTGYADEVEELFSQLAAKDVTVRGTYDVSGLRADADVMIWWHSETSDALQEAYNLFRRTRLGRALEPVWSNMALHRPAEFNKAHIPAFLADENPREYVSVYPFVRSYDWYLLPDEDRRRMLADHGKMARGYPDVRANTVASFSLGDYEWILAFEADELHRIVDLMRHLRASEARRHVREEVPFYTGRRKAVSELVAGLA